The window CCGCAAACATAAGATACATCGTATTTATCAATATTGTTCTCAGCAAACATTAAAGAGAAACCTGCCTCAAACATAAAAAATTCAGTTAATCCCTTCTGCAAAGCGTTTGGATAACATTCTGCTTGCTTTTTAAACTCATAAAATTTTTCATCATTAGCATATAGTATCTTGCTGATTGCCAATTCTCCACGATACATAGCACTTATATATCCATGGGGATGCCCGGTCTGATAATTGGCAGTAACAATTCCTTGCTCCGTATCTTTGATTATTTGTTCCACCCGTTTTATATCACGTAAAATCAAGTCAACATGATACCCATTTATAACTAACCATCCGCCGCCATTAATCCAATCACCCCACGCTCCGGGAGGTACAACAAGGTTGTTTCTATTCTCATCATCCAGCTCTGTAGCAATTTGGTTAATCGCTGTCAGGTCAAATGATTCTGATTTGTAATAGATTCCGATATCTATATCAGAATCCTCTGTATGGGTACCTCTTGCTCGGGAACCCCCTAATACGATGCCTTTTATATAAGGCAAAGAGGATAATTTTTCTGTCACTGATTGAATAATATTATCTATCATACGAACACACTCCTTTATTTTATTT of the Bacillus tuaregi genome contains:
- a CDS encoding nucleotidyltransferase domain-containing protein, giving the protein MIDNIIQSVTEKLSSLPYIKGIVLGGSRARGTHTEDSDIDIGIYYKSESFDLTAINQIATELDDENRNNLVVPPGAWGDWINGGGWLVINGYHVDLILRDIKRVEQIIKDTEQGIVTANYQTGHPHGYISAMYRGELAISKILYANDEKFYEFKKQAECYPNALQKGLTEFFMFEAGFSLMFAENNIDKYDVSYVCGHCFRSISSLNQVLFAINKEYCVNEKKAVKMIEDFKIKPSDYKERVDKVISLISTDVDCTKKGIEILQRLVNEVEYLKGANIQ